The Actinomyces faecalis genome includes the window CCGTGGCCAACGACGTCTCCGCCCGCGACGCCCAGCGCTCTGACGCGACCTGGGCGCGTGCCAAGGGCTTCGACACCTCCTGCCCGCTCGGCCCGTGGATCGAGGTCCCCGAGCCTGCTGCCGCAGCCGAGGCAGGCTTCGACCCGGCCGACGCCGTGGTACGGGCTCGGGTGGACGGCCAGGTGGCCCAGGAGGGGACGACGGCGGACATGATCACCTCCGTCCCCGAGCTCATCTCCTACGTCTCCTCGCTCTTCACCCTCCTGCCCGGTGACGTCGTCCTCACGGGCACACCGGCCGGTGTCGGAGAGATCCGCGCGGGGCAGCGCGTCGAGGTCGAGGTCGAGGGGATCGGCGGCTTCGGCAACCCCGTGGTGCGCCGCTGACGAGAGCGCGCTGCGGCCACCGGCGAGCAGCCGCAAGACGGTTCCCGGCGGCCGCACCTGCAGGACTGCCTACCGCTAGGTACTGACCTCAGGCACGTCGGTCAGGTCAGCCGTCCTCGGGATCGGACAGACCGGACGGGACAGGACGCAGGAGAGCGGTTAGAGACGAGCGGCGGCCTCGGTGACCCGGCTGAGCGTCTCCTCCTCGATCGCGCGGCCGGTGGCCAGGTTGAGGCGGCAGAAGGACTCATAACCCTGACCAAAGGCCGCGCCGTCGCTCATGACCACCCCGGCCTCGCGCGTGAAGAAGGTGGCAGGGCTCTCGCCCTCAGGCAGGTCCAGGCCTGAGAAGCCGACCCACGCCAGGTAGGAGCCGGCAGGCACCGTGACCTCAACACCCTCGACCGCGGACAGGCGCTGAGCGGCCAGGGAGGCGTTGTCGTGGATGTAGGAGCGCGCCACCTGGTTCCACTGCCTGCCCTCGTCAAAAGCGGCTACGGCTGCCGCCGCTCCCAGTGCCGCGGCCTCGTGACCGAGGGCGGCCGACAAGGGGTGGGACTCCCAGGCCTTCCGAGCCTGGCCGCTGGCGATGAGCTGGGCGCAGTGGAGCCCGGGGATGTTCCAGCCCTTGGAGGCGGCGGTAGCGGTGAAGGTGAGGCCCGGGTCCGCGTCCTGGCGGGAGGCGTAGGGGACGTGGCAGGCGGCGGGGTCCACGATGAGCGGAGCGTGGATCTCGTCGGCGAAGACGGGCACGCCGTAGCGGGAGGACAGCGCTGCGACGGCGTCGAGCTCGGCAGGCTCAAGGACCCGACCCACCGGGTTCCACGGGTTGCACAGGACCAGCAGGCCGGCGCCGGCCGCCATCGCGGACTCGATCGCCTCCAGGTCCAGCGCCCAGCCCGGAGCGCTGGAGCCGCCGGCGGCAGGGGTGCGCAGCGCAGGCACCTGGACGCACTCCCGCCCGTGCCGCCTCGGGATGGACAGGAAGGGCATGTAAGCCGGAGTGGGCACGATGACCGCGGACCCGGGCCTGGTGTGGTGCTCGATGACCGCGCCGAGGCAGGACAGGACATTGGGCAGCAGGCTGACGTCCTCCACCGGCACCTGCCAGC containing:
- a CDS encoding MalY/PatB family protein, whose protein sequence is MTAAAHALSPSPDLDLAATVAAWDALTPEEMRRRGSLKWSQPGDVIGAWVAEMDLGTAPSVCAVLRRAVDTGTLGYVPASLAQQAREATARYEAEVLGWQVPVEDVSLLPNVLSCLGAVIEHHTRPGSAVIVPTPAYMPFLSIPRRHGRECVQVPALRTPAAGGSSAPGWALDLEAIESAMAAGAGLLVLCNPWNPVGRVLEPAELDAVAALSSRYGVPVFADEIHAPLIVDPAACHVPYASRQDADPGLTFTATAASKGWNIPGLHCAQLIASGQARKAWESHPLSAALGHEAAALGAAAAVAAFDEGRQWNQVARSYIHDNASLAAQRLSAVEGVEVTVPAGSYLAWVGFSGLDLPEGESPATFFTREAGVVMSDGAAFGQGYESFCRLNLATGRAIEEETLSRVTEAAARL